One segment of Sesamum indicum cultivar Zhongzhi No. 13 linkage group LG4, S_indicum_v1.0, whole genome shotgun sequence DNA contains the following:
- the LOC105160959 gene encoding glycerol-3-phosphate acyltransferase 5-like — translation MESVVSELEGTLLKDPHVFSYFMLIAFEASGLVRFAFLLALWPLIRLLEVCGRGDDGLRLTVFAATVGVPVSEIEAVARAVLPKFYLDDINMRAWRVFSSYDRRVVVTRMPRIMVERFGKEHLMAGDVVGTELSVNRFGLATGFIKSGIGSIGKKVTELFGDEKPRLGLGRPKCGFSSLFMPLCQEECHPPFPNRKPMHENHIIRPLPVIFHDGRLVKRPTPSAALVILLWIPLGILLAAIRIAVGLMLPMWAIPRVAPAFGGRVVVKGTPPPPASASNSGVLFVCTHRTLMDPVVLAAAIQRRIPAVTYSISRLSEILSPIPTVRLTRNRDVDAQKIKRELEKGDLVVCPEGTTCREPFLLRFSALFAELTDRIVPVAMNYSVGFFHPTTARGWKAMDPIFFFMNPRPIYEVTFLNQLPVEATCSAGKSPHDVANYVQRILAAALGFECTNFTRKDKYRVLAGNDGTVSQTSEPDTKMVNAFKKVVASFMLH, via the exons ATGGAGTCTGTTGTTTCAGAGCTTGAAGGGACCCTTTTGAAGGACCCTCATGTTTTCTCATACTTCATGCTGATAGCATTCGAGGCATCCGGGCTTGTCCGGTTCGCCTTCTTGTTGGCGTTGTGGCCGTTGATTCGGCTTCTTGAGGTTTGTGGGAGGGGAGATGATGGGCTTAGGCTCACTGTATTTGCAGCCACTGTTGGAGTCCCTGTCTCAGAGATTGAAGCAGTGGCAAGAGCTGTTTTGCCCAAGTTCTACTTGGATGACATCAACATGAGGGCTTGGAGAGTGTTCAGCTCGTACGATAGGCGAGTTGTGGTAACTAGAATGCCTAGAATCATGGTGGAGAGGTTTGGGAAGGAGCACCTCATGGCTGGTGATGTCGTTGGAACTGAACTCTCCGTTAATCGATTTGGACTCGCGACCGGCTTCATCAAAAGTGGTATTGGCTCAATTGGTAAGAAAGTGACGGAATTGTTCGGGGATGAAAAACCTAGATTAGGCCTAGGAAGGCCGAAATGTGGTTTCAGCTCATTATTCATGCCGTTGTGCCAG GAAGAGTGCCATCCACCATTCCCCAACAGAAAACCAATGCACGAAAACCACATCATCCGCCCCCTCCCGGTGATCTTCCACGACGGCCGACTCGTTAAGCGTCCAACACCATCAGCCGCCCTCGTAATCCTCCTATGGATCCCTCTAGGAATCCTACTAGCAGCCATCCGCATCGCAGTAGGCTTGATGCTTCCCATGTGGGCTATTCCTCGCGTAGCCCCGGCTTTCGGCGGCCGGGTTGTGGTCAAAGGTACCCCTCCGCCACCCGCCTCCGCCTCCAATTCCGGCGTTCTCTTCGTATGCACACACAGAACCCTAATGGACCCCGTAGTCCTTGCTGCTGCCATCCAACGACGAATCCCTGCCGTCACCTACTCCATCTCCCGATTATCCGAGATCCTATCGCCCATCCCCACCGTCCGCCTGACTAGAAATAGAGACGTCGACGCCCAGAAAATCAAACGGGAACTCGAAAAAGGAGACTTGGTTGTCTGCCCTGAAGGGACAACTTGTCGAGAACCCTTTCTACTGAGGTTCAGTGCACTCTTCGCCGAACTAACGGATCGAATCGTGCCGGTGGCCATGAATTACAGTGTAGGGTTCTTCCATCCTACCACAGCACGAGGATGGAAAGCGATGGACCCAATATTCTTCTTCATGAACCCAAGACCAATCTATGAGGTCACTTTTCTGAATCAGTTGCCAGTTGAAGCGACATGCTCGGCTGGTAAAAGCCCACATGATGTGGCGAACTATGTGCAGAGGATCTTGGCTGCAGCATTAGGGTTTGAGTGCACCAACTTTACGAGGAAGGATAAGTACAGGGTTCTTGCTGGGAACGATGGGACTGTGTCTCAAACTTCAGAACCTGATACCAAAATGGTTAACGCATTCAAGAAGGTGGTCGCTAGCTTTATGCTTCACTGA
- the LOC105160995 gene encoding cationic amino acid transporter 7, chloroplastic, which translates to MGSHSPSFSSFKSYLRALSDTPNRLSRRACSISTSLEETSRVRARSGSDMKRTLRWYDLVGLGVGGMVGAGVFVTTGHASRLCAGPAVVLSYAIAGLCALLSAFCYTEFAVDMPVAGGAFSYIRVTFGEFLAFLTGSNLIIDYVLSNAAVARGFTDYLGTALGLSTHTQLRFTIHGLPKGYNEIDLIAVAVVLLLTLVICYSTRESSWLNMVLTVLHILFIVFVIVVGFWRGDWNNFTEPGNPKNAGGFFPFGASGVFNGAAMVYLSYIGYDAVSTMAEEVKDPVKNIPIGVSGSVILVTILYCLMAASMSALLPYDMIDPEAPFSGAFREGSSGWRWVSNVIGVGASFGILTSLLVAMLGQARYMCVIGRSCVVPSWFARVHHSTSTPVNASAFLGIFTAAIALFTDLNILLKFVSIGTLFIFYMVANAVIYRRYVTVGTTNPWPTLSFLFCFSLTSVIFTLLWQFAPSGKPKGFMLGSCTAVAIGIVQLFHFMVPQARKPEFWGVPLMPWIPSISIFLNIFLLGALDRPSYVRFGFFSALVVLVYVLYSVHSSFDAEEDGTLSQKTGESMKESIESEDYTLKV; encoded by the exons GGTTCGGACATGAAGCGCACTCTGCGGTGGTACGATCTCGTCGGGTTAGGAGTCGGTGGGATGGTCGGCGCCGGAGTTTTTGTCACCACTGGCCATGCCAGCCGCCTCTGTGCTGGCCCTGCCGTCGTCCTTTCCTACGCCATTGCGGGCCTCTGTGCTCTCCTCTCCGCTTTCTGCTACACCGAGTTCGCCGTTGACATGCCCGTCGCCGGCGGCGCCTTCAGCTACATTCGCGTTACTTTTGGCGAATTCTTGGCCTTCTTAACTGGTTCAAATCTCATAATCGACTACGTGCTGTCAAATGCGGCGGTGGCGAGGGGGTTCACGGACTATTTAGGTACTGCTTTAGGCCTATCAACTCATACGCAGTTGAGATTCACAATCCATGGCCTACCAAAAGGTTACAATGAAATAGACTTAATCGCCGTTGCCGTGGTTCTTCTCCTCACACTTGTTATTTGCTACAG TACAAGGGAGAGTTCATGGTTAAACATGGTGTTAACAGTGCTGCACATTCTATTCATAGTATTTGTGATAGTGGTGGGATTTTGGAGGGGGGATTGGAACAACTTTACCGAACCCGGGAACCCAAAAAATGCTGGCGGGTTTTTCCCTTTCGGAGCTTCCGGGGTGTTCAATGGGGCAGCCATGGTGTACTTGAGTTACATCGGTTATGACGCCGTTTCCACTATGGCTGAGGAGGTGAAAGATCCAGTGAAGAATATTCCGATTGGTGTCTCGGGTTCCGTCATCCTCGTCACCATTCTTTACTGCTTGATGGCCGCTTCAATGTCCGCCCTCCTCCCCTATGAcatg ATCGATCCCGAGGCGCCGTTTTCAGGGGCGTTTAGAGAAGGGTCATCAGGGTGGAGGTGGGTATCGAACGTGATCGGTGTGGGGGCCAGTTTCGGTATTTTGACGTCGCTGCTGGTGGCGATGCTGGGCCAGGCACGTTACATGTGCGTGATCGGACGGTCATGCGTGGTCCCCTCTTGGTTTGCCAGGGTCCACCATTCCACCTCCACCCCTGTCAACGCCTCCGCCTTCCTTG GAATCTTTACCGCAGCAATTGCGCTCTTTACTGATCTAAACATCCTGTTGAAATTTGTGTCCATCGGAACTCTGTTCATCTTCTACATGGTGGCGAATGCGGTAATCTACCGACGCTATGTGACTGTTGGGACTACAAATCCATGGCCGACGCTGTCGTTCTTGTTCTGCTTCTCACTCACTTCTGTCATATTTACTCTCCTTTGGCAATTTGCACCATCGGGCAAGCCCAAAGGGTTCATGCTTGGTTCGTGCACTGCTGTTGCAATTGGCATCGTGCAGTTATTCCATTTCATGGTCCCTCAAGCACGAAAGCCCGAGTTCTGGGGGGTCCCTTTGATGCCATGGATTCCTTCCATATCCATCTTCCTTAACATATTCTTGTTGGGCGCTCTGGATAGGCCGTCTTATGTCCGATTCGGATTCTTTTCAGCCCTTGTTGTGCTTGTATATGTTCTCTACAGCGTCCACTCGAGCTTTGATGCTGAGGAAGACGGCACTCTTAGTCAAAAGACTGGAGAAAGCATGAAGGAATCCATTGAAAGTGAAGACTACACACTAAAAGTgtaa